GGCCACCCAGCTGGCGGCCGTCGCCGCCGCCGCCAGCAAGGAGCCCCTCGGCCTCGAGCTGGCCGACCTCGTGCACTGGGCCACCGAGGAGGCCGACCGGCGCCTCAGGCCTCCGGCAGCCCCACCAGCCCCGCCACCAGGCTGACCCCGGCCAGGGCGGCGGCGGCGGCCAGTGCCCCCCGCCAGCCGGGCCGGTCCCCCTCCAGGGCCGCCAGGGGCAGGGCCATCACCGGCGCCGTCGACAGCAGGGCCACGGCCAGGCCCCCCGGCAGGCCCGCCAGGGCCGTCTGCTGCAGGGCGATGCCGGCGCTGGTGCCCAGCAGGGTGGCGGCCAGCGCCAGGGGCCAGCGGCGCCCGGCTGGCCGGGGCCCCTGCGCGGCCCGCGGCAGCCCCACCAGCAGCGGCAGCATCACCAGGGCGGCTGCCGCCAGCCGCAGGGTGGCGGCCTGCAGCGGCTCAGGCCCCCCGGCCAGCAGCCCCGCCCGCGCCAGCAGCGCCCCGCCGCTGCCGCAGGCCAGGGCCCCGAGGGCCAGGGCCACCCCGAGCCCGTCAGCGGCCGCCCCATCACCGCCCGCGGGCAGGGCACCCTCGGGCCCGTCCGGCCGGGGGGCGCGCTGGTGCACCACCAGCAGCACCGCCAGGGTGATCAGCCCGATCCCCAGCCACTGGGCCGGCCGGGGCACCTCCCCCAGCAACGCCACCCCCGCCAGGCTCGTGACCGCCGGACCACCGGCGTCGATGGTGAGGGTGCGCCGGGTGCCCAGCCGCCGCAGGGCAGCAAAGAAGAGCGTGTCCCCCAGGGCGATCCCCAGCACGCCGCTGAGGGCCAGCAGCAGCAGCGAGCGCGGCGCCATCTGCCACGGCAGCAGGAGGGCCAGCGGCAACAGCAGGGCCACCGCCAGCAGGTTCTTGAGCAGGTTCAGCCGGGCGGCCGAGAGGGAGGTGGGCAGCCGGCGCCAGAGCAGGCTGGAGAAGGCCCAGCAGAAGGCGGCCGCCAGGGCGGCGGCGACGGGGGCGGCGAACAAGGGGCCGCGGGAAGGTGGGAGAGTTGCGATCATCGCCTGATCGCGCCCCATCGCCTGAGGCCCCCGTGAGCGGATCCATCGCCGACGCCATCAGCTTCTTCCGGCTCAGCTGCGGCCGTTGGCGCTCCCAGCGCAGCAGCCACCACCTGCTGCACCGCCGCGCCGAGGCGGGTGGTTCCTTCATTGAAGTGGTGGAGCTGGAGACGGCCGATCCGCGCCTGGAGGCGATCGCCGTGCTGCACGGCCAGGATCCGGCCGGCCTGGTGGGCGGCTGCCGGGTGCGCTGGAGCGGCTCGATGGCCTGGGACAAGGCCGGCGAGGCCCACGAGGGCGAGAGCGTCTTCGGCCTGATCCCCACCGACGAGCGCGGCCGCCGCGGCCTGCTGCTGCGCGACCGCGGCTACGCCGAAACGGCCCCGGTGGCGGGCCACTTCGCCATGGACGACCGGGACGGCCTGCTGCTCACCACCAGCTACGAGACGATGAACAGCCTGGAGCGCTTCAGCTTCGCCGGGCCGGACGTGCGCCTGCGCACCAGCACCGTCGAGGGACTCTCCAACACCGCCTCCTTCTGCGTCGAGACCCGCATCGGCGACGGGGCGGCCAGCGCGGCCGTCGCCGGCGCCGACGCAACGGAGACTCCGGCGAGCCCCGAAACCGCCTGCCTGTCGGCCCTGGGCTGGTGACGGGGCCCGCGTTGGTGTTGTGTCGCCAACGTTACGGACTGTGAGCCCTGCCCTCCCGGGCCCGGGGCCGCCGGGGCCCTACTTCTACGATCCCCAACGACGGATGCCGGACCACGCGTGGCTCTTCCACTCCTCAAGTACCCCCCCACCTCCCAGAACTCGCGCGTCGCGCCGTTCCGGGTGGGTTCCGACGAGGACCCCAAGGCCGTGTCCATGGACAAGGCCATGGACCGGGAAGATCAGAATTTCGTGATCGAAGCGGCCTACCGCCAGATCTTCTTCCATGCCTTCAAGGTCGACCGCGACCGCACCCTTGAGTCCCAGCTGCGGGACGGCCAGATCAACGTGCGGGAGTTCATCCGCGCGCTCTGCCTGTCGGACACCTTCAACCGCAGCTTCTACAACCTGAACAGCAACTACCGGGTGGCCCGCCACCTGGTCGAGAAGCTGCTGGGCCGCCCGGTCCACGGCAAGGCCGAGGAGATCGCCTGGTCCGCCGTGATCATGACCAAAGGGGTCAGGGGCGCGGTGGACGCCATCCTCGACTCCCAGGAGTACCTGGACGCCTTCGGTTACGACACCGTCCCCTACCACCGCAACCGGGTGGTGGGTTCCCGCGAAGTGGGCGAAACCCCCTTCAACATCACCTCCCCCCGCTACGAGTCCTACTACCGGGGCATCCTGGGCTTCCCCCAGATCGTCTACACCGGCAAGTCCCGCAGCTTCCCCGAGCGTGCCCAGCAGCGCCGCGGCGGCTTCCCGCAGGACTACCTGCCCTGGGTCCGCACCCTGCCCGCCCTGCGTGGTGTCGGCAGCGCCGCCGCCGGCAACACCGGTATGGACTACCTCTCCAAGGTGCCCTACCGCAGCATCGGCCGCTGAGAACGACCCTCGCCGGCCGGTCTCCCGCCGGCACCTGAGTTGCCCTGGCCCTGCCGCTTTCCAGCGGCGGGGCTTCTTCTTGTCCCCGTCTGGGGAGAGGGCGTGCGGGCGCGCCCCTGGCCGTCAGTGGATGCTGACCCCGGCCGACCGCTTCCGCCCAAAGCCGGAAAGGTCCTCCAGACTGATCCCAAACGAATTCTGATGTTGTGAGCCAGAAGACGCTGACCTCCCTGGCGATGATGACGCTGCGCCAGCTGCGGCAGATCGCCAGCGACCTCGGCGTGTCGCTCTACAGCCGCAAGTCGAAGGAGGAGCTGGTGGAGGCCATCAGCACCCGCCAGGTGGAGGAGGGCGAGGGCCGCAGCCTCGAGCGCATCGAGGCCGAGATGGCCCCGGCGCCGCGGCCGGCCGCCGAAACCCGCGTCGTCTTCCTGCCCCGCGATCCCCAGTGGGCCTACGTCTTCTGGGACATCTCCGAGGACGACCGCAGCGACGCCCTCCATGCCGGCGCCTCCCAGCTCTGCCTGCGCGTCGCCGACGTCACCGGCCTGGCCGGCGGCTCCGCCCATCCCCACACCCTCCAGGAGGTGGTGGTCGACAGCCATGCCACCGAGTGGTACCTGCCCGTCCCCCTCTCCGATCGCGACTACCGCGTCGAGCTCGGCTACCGCAAGGGCGGTGGCGGCGGCTGGATCTCCCTGGCCTTCTCCTCGGTCGCCCGGGTGCCCTCCCTGCATCCCTCCGAGCAGATCCTCGATCAGTTCGTCCCCTTCTCCCTCGACGCCTTCCCCTCCGCCAGCGCCAGCCTGCCCGCCCCCGCCGAGGCGGTGGATTCCGGCCTGCACGAGCGGCTCTACCAGAGCGCCACCAGCCAGTGGCGCCGCCTGGGGCGCGGATCCGAGGCCTTCCATGAGATTGATGCCGCCGCCGGCCTCGAGAGCGGCGGTGCGTTCTCCGCCTCCGGCGCCGGCCCCTGGGCCTCCGGCCGCAGCGCCTCCGGTATCGGTGGGGTGGGCTCGCGTCAGCGCTCCTTCTGGCTGGTGGCCGATGCCGAGCTGATCGTCTACGGCGCCACCGATCCGGCGGCCCGCCTCAGCATCGGCGGTGAGGAGGTGCCCCTCTCGGCCGACGGCACCTTCCGGGTGCAGGTGCCCTTCCGCGACGGCCAGCAGCTCTACCCGATCGAGGCCCTGGCGGCCGACGGCGAGCAGAAGCGCAGCATCACCATGGAGTTCCGGCGCTCCACGCCGGAAGACAACAGCAACCCCGCCAGCCAGGCTGTCGCCGAGTGGTTCTGATGGAGAACACCGCCACCGGCTCCAACCGCGGCCTGCTCAAGGTGGTGGTCGCCCTCACCCCCCTGGCCGGCTCGATCCTGTTTCCGCTGGTGGTGCCCATCCTGATGCTGCGGGTCAGCATCTCGGCCGGGGTGATCGCCGCGGTGCTGATCGGCACCCTCTGGTTCGCCGCCATGCTGCGCACCTCGGAGATGCCCGGCCACCACTGAGGCCACACTGAGCACGCTGCGCGCCACGGCTTCGGCGCCCCCGGCCAGTCAACGCCGCAATGTCCCCCGCCGGGAAGGCTGAAGGAGCGGACCCCGCCGCCCCCTCAGCCCGTGGCCCCTCTCGCACTCCTTCCCCTGCTCCGGCCCGCCCAGCGCCTCCGCCCCACCCAGCGGCCCCTTCTCGCCCTGGCCATGGCCGGCCTCCTCGGCGGCTGTGGCCCCGCACCGGCGGCCCTGAGCGGCGGCACCCCCCGGGCCCTGCCCCTGCCCCCGGCCATCCGTGTGGCCTTCAACCACCGCGGCGATAGCCGCTACCGCAGCCCGGTCAGCGGCCAGTGGCGCCAGGGGGATGACCTGGAGGCCCTGCTGCTCGAAAGCATCCGCGAGGCCCGCCTGGAGATCCTGGTGGCGGTGCAGGAGCTCTCCCTGCCGGCGTTGGCCGAAGCCCTGGCGGAACGCCACCGCCGCGGGGTGCGGGTGCGGGTGGTGCTGGAGAACCTCTACAGCGCCCCCTGGAGCCAGCAGCATCCCGTCGATCTGCCGCCCCACCAGCGCCAGCGCCAGCAACAGCTGGCCGCCCTCGGCCAGGGGGACGCCGTGGCCGTGCTCCAGCGGGCCGGGGTGCCCCTGCTCGATGACACCGCCGACGGCAGCCGCGGCAGCGGCCTGATGCACCACAAGTTCCTGGTGGTCGACGGTCGGGTGGTGGTGACCGGCTCGGCCAACTTCAGCCCCTCCTGCATCCACGGCGATGCCGGCGCACCGGCCACCCGCGGCAACGTCAACCACCTGCTGCGCTTCGACAGCCCCGCCCTGGCCGGGGTGTTCGCCGCCGAATTCGCCCGGCTCTGGGGCGATGGCCCCGGCGGCCGGCCCGACAGCCGCTTCGGCATCGCCAAGGAGGGCGGACCGGCCCAGGTGGTCGATGTGGCCGGCACGCCGGTGGAGGTGCTGTTCGCCCCCCACCGCCGCCGCGACCCCAACCACGGCCTGGCCTGGCTCGAAACCCGGCTGGCCGGTGCCGGCCGGCGCCTCGATCTGGCCCTGTTCGTGTTTTCGGGCCAGAACCTGGCCGACCGCCTCCAGGAGCTGCATGGCCGCGGCGTGACGATGCGGCTGCTGGCGGATCCGGGCTTCGCCAACCGGGCCTTCAGCGAAACCCTCGACCTGCTCGGGGTGACCCTGCCCGACCAGGACTGCCGCATCGAAGCGGACAACCGGGCCTGGAGCACGCCCCTGGAAGGGGTGGGCACGCCCCGGCTGGCGGCCGGCGACAAGCTGCACCACAAGTTCGCCGTCATCGACCGCCGGGATGTGATCACCGGCAGCTTCAACTGGAGCCCTTCGGCTGCCTTCCAGAACGACGAGACCCTGCTGCTGATCCGCTCCCCCCTGCTGGCCCGCCACTTCGAGGCGGAGATCGACCGCCTTTGGCGCGGGGCCGAACTGGGCATCGGCCGCCGGCTCGCGCGCCGTCTGGAGCAGGGGCGGCGCAGCTGCGGCAGCGGCCGGCAGCGCCCCTCTGTCGCCGGCGGGGCGGTGATGGCAGCGCCGTCTACGATCCGGTAACGCATAGCACACGATTCATGGACCCGGCGTCCAGCTCCGTCTCCACCCCCAGCTCCGTCTCCAGCTCCCGCCAGGTCACCCCGCGCCTGGACGCCATCAACCTGATGCTGCGGGACCTGCACACCCGCCACGACGAGATCCGCCACCGGGCCGCGTTCCGGGGCTGCACCAGCGAGCTGCTGACCCTGCAGCAGGAGCTGGTCGACTACCTGCTCAGCAAGAAGCACTCCCTGCAGGGGGCGGAGAACGCCAGCCCCGAGGAGGGCCTCAACTACAACTCCTTCACCTGAGCGCCCCCTCCGGAGCCGCCACCGCCCGCGCCCTGGTGGTGGGGGCCGGCCCCGCCGGTGCCAGCCTGGCCCTGCTCCTGGCCCGCCGCGGCCTCGCGGTCGACCTGATCGATGCCACCGGCCGTGGCGGCCGGCCGTTCCGCGGCGAGGGCCTGATGCCCAGCGGCCTGGCGGCCCTGGCCGCCATGGGCCTTGAGCCGCTGCCGGCGGCGGTACGGCGGCGGCCCCTGACGGCCTGGAGCTTCTTCCTCGATGGTCAGGCCCTGTTCGAGGCGGCCGAGCCCATGGGCAGCAGCGTCCCCTGCACCCTGATCGACCAGGACTCCCTGATCGCCAAACTGCTCGAGCAGGCGGGCCGGCAGCCGGGCTTCCGCTTCCACCCGGGCCAGGCCGCCAGCGATCTGCTGCTGCGGGACGGCCGGGTCGCCGGTGTGCGCCTGACGGACGGCACCGCCCTGGAGGCGGAGCTGGTGGTGGCCTGCGACGGCCGCGATTCGCTGCTGCGCCGCAGGGGCGGCCTGGAGCTGGAGAGCGCCCCCAGCCCCCTCGACGTGCTCTGGTTCCGGCTGGAGTCGCCGGGGGCCGCTGGGGTGCTCGATTGGCTGGCCGGCCGCTTCGTGACGGTGGTGGGTGCCTCGGGCAGCTATGCCCTGTTCCCCTCGGCCCGCGGTGGTGTCCAGCTGGGCTGGGCGGTCGCGCCGGCGCCCGGCCCGGCCGGCCCGGCCGGACCCGCAGCCTGGGCGGAACTCTGGGCTAACGACGCCCCCGAGGCCCTGGCCCGGCTGCTGCGGGAGCTACCGGCGGCGGCCGTCCAGGGGCCGGTGCGGCTGCCGGTGCGGGTGGGGCTCTGCCCCCGCTGGCAGCGGCCCGGCCTGTTGCTGCTCGGGGATGCCGCCCACCCGATGAGCCCGCTGCGGGCCCAGGGGATCAACATGGCCCTGCGCGATGCCCTGGTGGCCGCCCGGCACCTGGGGCCCGCCCTGCTGGACGGGGACCCCGGGGCCATCGACGCGGCTGCGGCGGCGGTCGTCGCCGAACGGCGACCGGAGATCCGGCGGATCCAGGCGCTGCAGGAGCAGGAGGCCCGTCGGGCGGATCTGCTGCGCCGCCGGCATCGCCTGCGGGGCCTGCTGGCCCGCACCGCCCGCTGGAGCGGCCCGCTGCTCGCCCGCCGCTGGCTGGCATCCCAGCGGCCGCTGCGCGACGGCACCGCGGCCATCGCCAGGGATCCCGGGGCGGCGGCCATGATTGGGTGACCTCCCCGCCCGCCATGGACCGGTCCCCTCGCGCCACCTCCCCGGCTCCCCGTCGCCTCGGAGCGGCCCTGCCGCACCTGGCCCTGCTGGCGAGCCTGCCCCTGGCGGGGGCCTCACCGCTGCGGGCCGCGCCGGAGCTGCCCCCCTTTCCCCCCTCCTCCGAGTTCCGCTCCCTGCAGCTGATCACCCTGGCCTGCAGCCGCGAGAACACCGCCGAGCCCTGCGAGAAGGCCCGCAGCCTGGCCAACCCCCTCCTCGACCATCCGCGCCTGCCGGCCAGCTGCAAGGACGTGCTCTGGACGATCCGTCAGCGGTCGGTGGTGGCGGCCAGCAACAGCTTCGAGCGGCGCGAACCGATCGACCGCGCCGCCCGCAGCCTGACGGCCGTCTGCCGCCTGCAGCTGCCAGTGGCCAAGCCGGCGGAGAATGCCGCCCCACGGCCCCAGGGAGGCCTGAACCTGATCAATCCCAATCAAAACTGAAGCGCTGACCGGGCAGCAGCCGCTGCAGCTCCCGGGTCAGCTCCGCCATCAGCTGGCGGCTCACATCGGGATGCTCGCGCAGCTCCTTGACCAGATCCGCCACGTCGGTGCTGGTGAGGCCATGGCTGCTGATCCTCGCCTCCACGCGCTGGCGGAACTGCTCCAGCAGCAGCTCCTGCTGGGGAGAAAGGGGCCCGTCATCCGAGGGGTGCTGAATCTCCATCGGTGCGGGGTCAGGGCTGGGGCTGGGCCGGATCCGGGCTCGCCGAGGCAGCCGCCCGGGGAGCGTCGCCATCGATCAGCGCCAGCAGCCGGGTCGAGGTGTCCCGCATGAAGGCCAGGGTCATGGGGGTGACGACGACGGCCTTGTCCGCCAGCTGGCAGAGGGGGTTGCGCTCCCCCTTGGCCTCACAGCTGCTGGAGAGCCCCAGCAGGGCATTGGTGAGCTTGCCCCGCAGGCAGGATTCGGCCCCCGCCCCGGCCAGCACCGCCTCGGCGGCAGTGTGGGTGCGGCTCACCGCTTCGGCATAGGGAAGGGCCTTCGGGGCTCCCATGACCGCCCCCCTCACCGAGGCAGGGCTGAACACCACCGCACCGGCGGCGACGACGGCAGCGGCAGCGGCCAGGCGCAGGGCGGTGGCCAGGCGCAGGGCGGAGGGAAGCGACCGAAACGCCATGGGGTGGCCAGCAAGCTGGACCCAGGCTAGCCAGCTCGGTCAGCATCACCAGCAACGGCAGGACCGCCCGAATCGGCGGAGGTAGCTTGGGGCTCCCCCGAGCACCAGGACGCCGGCCATGGCGATGACGACCGAGCTGCGTCAGGTGGCGCTGGAGCGACCCTTCGACGACCAGAAGCCCGGCACCTCCGGCCTGCGCAAGAGCACCCGCCAGTTTCAGACCCCCCACTACCTGGAGAGCTTCATTGAAGCCTCCCTGCGGGTGGTGCCCGGCATCGCCGGCGGCACCCTGGTGGTCGGCGGCGACGGCCGCTACGGCAACCTCGCGGCAATCAGCGTCATCGCCCGCATGGCGGCGGCCCATGGCGTCAGCCGCCTGATCACCACCACCGGCGGCATCCTCTCCACCCCGGCCGCCTCCCATCTGATCCGCAGCCACGGCGCCGTGGCCGGGATCATCCTCTCGGCCAGCCACAACCCCGGCGGCCTCGACGGCGACTTCGGCGTCAAGATCAACGGCGCCAACGGCGGTCCGGCCCCGGAATCGGTCACCGATGCCATCCATGCCGCCACCCTCAGCCTGGACGGCTACCGCATCCTCGACGCCGACCCCCTGAAACTGGCGGTCCCCGGAACGGCGACCATCGGCGCCATGGCCGTGGAGGTGATCGACGGCGTCGACAACTATGTGGCGTTGATGCAGAAGCTGTTCGACTTCGACCGCATCGCCGCCCTGCTACGGGGCGACTTCCGCGTCGCCTTCGATGCCATGCATGCGGTCACCGGCCCCTATGCCAGCCGCCTGTTTGAGGGGCTGCTGGGGGCCCCGGCCGGCACGGTGCGCAACGGCGTGCCCCTGGCAGACTTCGGCGGCGGCCACCCCGACCCCAACCTCACCTACGCCCACGAGCTGGCCGACCTGCTGCTGGCTGGTGGTGCGTATGACTTCGGCGCCGCCTGCGACGGCGACGGTGACCGCAACATGATCCTGGGCCGGCACTGCTTCGTGAATCCCAGCGACAGCCTGGCCGTGCTCACCGCCAACGCCACCCTGGCCCCCGGCTACGCGGACGGCCTGGCGGGCGTGGCCCGCTCGATGCCCACCAGCGCCGCCGCCGACGTGGTCGCCGCCGAGCTGGGCATCCCCTGCTTCGAGACCCCCACGGGCTG
This genomic stretch from Cyanobium gracile PCC 6307 harbors:
- a CDS encoding DUF4912 domain-containing protein, with product MTLRQLRQIASDLGVSLYSRKSKEELVEAISTRQVEEGEGRSLERIEAEMAPAPRPAAETRVVFLPRDPQWAYVFWDISEDDRSDALHAGASQLCLRVADVTGLAGGSAHPHTLQEVVVDSHATEWYLPVPLSDRDYRVELGYRKGGGGGWISLAFSSVARVPSLHPSEQILDQFVPFSLDAFPSASASLPAPAEAVDSGLHERLYQSATSQWRRLGRGSEAFHEIDAAAGLESGGAFSASGAGPWASGRSASGIGGVGSRQRSFWLVADAELIVYGATDPAARLSIGGEEVPLSADGTFRVQVPFRDGQQLYPIEALAADGEQKRSITMEFRRSTPEDNSNPASQAVAEWF
- a CDS encoding DMT family transporter codes for the protein MGRDQAMIATLPPSRGPLFAAPVAAALAAAFCWAFSSLLWRRLPTSLSAARLNLLKNLLAVALLLPLALLLPWQMAPRSLLLLALSGVLGIALGDTLFFAALRRLGTRRTLTIDAGGPAVTSLAGVALLGEVPRPAQWLGIGLITLAVLLVVHQRAPRPDGPEGALPAGGDGAAADGLGVALALGALACGSGGALLARAGLLAGGPEPLQAATLRLAAAALVMLPLLVGLPRAAQGPRPAGRRWPLALAATLLGTSAGIALQQTALAGLPGGLAVALLSTAPVMALPLAALEGDRPGWRGALAAAAALAGVSLVAGLVGLPEA
- a CDS encoding alpha-D-glucose phosphate-specific phosphoglucomutase, whose product is MAMTTELRQVALERPFDDQKPGTSGLRKSTRQFQTPHYLESFIEASLRVVPGIAGGTLVVGGDGRYGNLAAISVIARMAAAHGVSRLITTTGGILSTPAASHLIRSHGAVAGIILSASHNPGGLDGDFGVKINGANGGPAPESVTDAIHAATLSLDGYRILDADPLKLAVPGTATIGAMAVEVIDGVDNYVALMQKLFDFDRIAALLRGDFRVAFDAMHAVTGPYASRLFEGLLGAPAGTVRNGVPLADFGGGHPDPNLTYAHELADLLLAGGAYDFGAACDGDGDRNMILGRHCFVNPSDSLAVLTANATLAPGYADGLAGVARSMPTSAAADVVAAELGIPCFETPTGWKFFGNLLDAGRITLCGEESFGTGSNHIREKDGLWAVLFWLQILAVRGSSVAEVMAGHWGRFGRHYYSRHDYEAVASDAAHGLYDRVSGMLASLPGQGFAGRTIRTADDFGYTDPVDGSVSKGQGLRVLLDDGSRVVLRLSGTGTKGATLRVYLESYLPPTGALDLDPQQALKDLIDAIDELAEIRVRTGMDRPTVIT
- a CDS encoding phospholipase D-like domain-containing protein, with translation MAGLLGGCGPAPAALSGGTPRALPLPPAIRVAFNHRGDSRYRSPVSGQWRQGDDLEALLLESIREARLEILVAVQELSLPALAEALAERHRRGVRVRVVLENLYSAPWSQQHPVDLPPHQRQRQQQLAALGQGDAVAVLQRAGVPLLDDTADGSRGSGLMHHKFLVVDGRVVVTGSANFSPSCIHGDAGAPATRGNVNHLLRFDSPALAGVFAAEFARLWGDGPGGRPDSRFGIAKEGGPAQVVDVAGTPVEVLFAPHRRRDPNHGLAWLETRLAGAGRRLDLALFVFSGQNLADRLQELHGRGVTMRLLADPGFANRAFSETLDLLGVTLPDQDCRIEADNRAWSTPLEGVGTPRLAAGDKLHHKFAVIDRRDVITGSFNWSPSAAFQNDETLLLIRSPLLARHFEAEIDRLWRGAELGIGRRLARRLEQGRRSCGSGRQRPSVAGGAVMAAPSTIR
- a CDS encoding phycobiliprotein lyase, translating into MSGSIADAISFFRLSCGRWRSQRSSHHLLHRRAEAGGSFIEVVELETADPRLEAIAVLHGQDPAGLVGGCRVRWSGSMAWDKAGEAHEGESVFGLIPTDERGRRGLLLRDRGYAETAPVAGHFAMDDRDGLLLTTSYETMNSLERFSFAGPDVRLRTSTVEGLSNTASFCVETRIGDGAASAAVAGADATETPASPETACLSALGW
- a CDS encoding phycobilisome rod-core linker polypeptide → MALPLLKYPPTSQNSRVAPFRVGSDEDPKAVSMDKAMDREDQNFVIEAAYRQIFFHAFKVDRDRTLESQLRDGQINVREFIRALCLSDTFNRSFYNLNSNYRVARHLVEKLLGRPVHGKAEEIAWSAVIMTKGVRGAVDAILDSQEYLDAFGYDTVPYHRNRVVGSREVGETPFNITSPRYESYYRGILGFPQIVYTGKSRSFPERAQQRRGGFPQDYLPWVRTLPALRGVGSAAAGNTGMDYLSKVPYRSIGR
- a CDS encoding FAD-dependent monooxygenase, yielding MGAGPAGASLALLLARRGLAVDLIDATGRGGRPFRGEGLMPSGLAALAAMGLEPLPAAVRRRPLTAWSFFLDGQALFEAAEPMGSSVPCTLIDQDSLIAKLLEQAGRQPGFRFHPGQAASDLLLRDGRVAGVRLTDGTALEAELVVACDGRDSLLRRRGGLELESAPSPLDVLWFRLESPGAAGVLDWLAGRFVTVVGASGSYALFPSARGGVQLGWAVAPAPGPAGPAGPAAWAELWANDAPEALARLLRELPAAAVQGPVRLPVRVGLCPRWQRPGLLLLGDAAHPMSPLRAQGINMALRDALVAARHLGPALLDGDPGAIDAAAAAVVAERRPEIRRIQALQEQEARRADLLRRRHRLRGLLARTARWSGPLLARRWLASQRPLRDGTAAIARDPGAAAMIG